In Streptomyces capitiformicae, one genomic interval encodes:
- a CDS encoding sensor histidine kinase, which produces MTETTQTQKLSPPGGGKPHTPEYRVVLDAWHRLRQDLFHDAFAYRPLPRMRMDGLLTRRLSGQLREYVSWAPHAAVVTAALLAATIAVSASDRGEFGMLVTTALTVVPILLTLVRPIGAFWVSMAATPVTAVFSDMWSDWPWAPGSFAAHLVVLTVVALRTPPRTAAWIWALTAAYGLFVESILGAGHYSSNTGPLLVISAMSVLVAVVVNTRRTAQREVTAQQTVTAHERSKRTLLEERTTIARELHDVVAHHMSVVAIQAEAAPYRVENPPPELEQAFATIRENAVAALTELRRVLGVVRAEGYEAPDAPQPTLADLDGLLTNVRETGLTVEKSVTGAVRELPQGVELSAYRIVQEALSNTLRHAPGATARVEIGYVLGGLGLRIVNGPSPEVNLVKSTHGAGHGITGMRERVTMLNGEMTTGETEDGGYEVTVFLPVATASKDDA; this is translated from the coding sequence GTGACCGAGACGACCCAGACGCAGAAGCTGTCCCCTCCAGGCGGGGGCAAGCCGCACACCCCCGAGTACCGCGTGGTGCTGGACGCCTGGCACCGGCTGCGGCAGGACCTGTTCCATGACGCGTTCGCCTACCGGCCCCTGCCCCGCATGCGGATGGATGGCCTGTTGACCCGCCGCCTCTCCGGCCAGCTGCGTGAGTACGTGTCCTGGGCCCCGCACGCGGCCGTGGTGACCGCCGCCCTGCTGGCGGCGACCATCGCGGTCTCCGCCAGTGACCGGGGCGAGTTCGGCATGCTGGTGACCACTGCCCTCACCGTGGTCCCGATCCTGCTGACGCTGGTCCGGCCCATCGGGGCCTTCTGGGTGTCCATGGCCGCGACCCCGGTCACCGCGGTGTTCAGTGACATGTGGAGCGACTGGCCGTGGGCACCCGGCAGCTTCGCGGCGCACCTCGTGGTGCTGACGGTCGTGGCGCTGCGCACCCCACCGCGCACCGCCGCCTGGATATGGGCCCTGACCGCGGCCTACGGACTCTTCGTCGAAAGCATCCTCGGCGCCGGTCACTACTCCTCGAACACCGGGCCGCTGCTGGTCATCTCCGCCATGAGCGTGCTGGTCGCCGTCGTCGTGAACACCCGCCGCACGGCCCAACGCGAGGTCACCGCCCAGCAGACCGTGACGGCCCACGAGCGTTCCAAGCGCACCCTCCTCGAAGAGCGCACGACGATCGCCCGCGAGCTGCACGACGTGGTCGCCCACCACATGTCGGTGGTCGCCATCCAGGCCGAGGCCGCGCCCTACCGCGTGGAGAACCCGCCGCCCGAGCTGGAGCAGGCCTTCGCCACCATCCGGGAGAACGCGGTGGCGGCGCTGACCGAGCTGCGCCGCGTCCTCGGGGTCGTCCGTGCCGAGGGCTACGAGGCCCCGGACGCCCCGCAGCCCACCCTCGCCGACCTGGACGGCCTGCTCACCAATGTGCGGGAGACCGGCCTGACCGTCGAGAAGTCGGTCACCGGAGCGGTGCGCGAACTCCCGCAGGGCGTGGAGCTGTCGGCGTACCGCATAGTCCAGGAGGCGCTCAGCAACACCCTGCGGCATGCGCCCGGCGCGACGGCCCGCGTGGAGATCGGTTACGTACTGGGCGGGCTCGGCCTGCGCATAGTCAACGGCCCGTCCCCGGAGGTGAACCTGGTGAAGTCGACCCATGGCGCCGGCCACGGCATCACCGGCATGCGCGAGCGCGTCACGATGCTGAACGGCGAGATGACAACGGGCGAGACGGAGGACGGGGGCTACGAGGTGACGGTGTTCCTGCCGGTGGCCACCGCGAGCAAGGACGACGCATGA
- a CDS encoding response regulator, translating to MSSSAIRVLIADDQQMVRQGFSVLLDTQPDIDVVGQAVHGLDAIDKVAELAPDVVLMDIRMPELGGIEATRRITTENPHIRVLVLTTFDLDEYVYEALRAGASGFLLKDASADQLAEAVRVVASGDALLAPGITRRLIAEFSRLGTAPRAPLKDRVGDLTERETEVLALIAQGLSNAEIAQRLVVAEQTVKTHVGRILVKLGLRDRTQAAVYAYESGLVRPSGY from the coding sequence ATGTCGAGCAGCGCCATCCGCGTACTGATCGCCGACGACCAGCAGATGGTCCGGCAGGGCTTCTCGGTGCTGCTCGACACCCAGCCCGACATCGACGTCGTCGGCCAGGCGGTGCACGGCCTCGACGCGATCGACAAGGTCGCCGAACTCGCCCCTGACGTCGTCCTGATGGACATCCGCATGCCCGAGCTTGGCGGCATCGAGGCCACCCGCCGCATCACCACCGAGAACCCGCACATCAGAGTCCTCGTCCTCACCACCTTCGACCTCGACGAGTATGTGTACGAGGCGCTGCGCGCCGGCGCTTCCGGCTTCCTCCTCAAGGACGCCTCCGCCGACCAACTCGCCGAAGCCGTAAGGGTGGTGGCGTCCGGCGACGCACTGCTCGCGCCCGGTATCACCCGCCGCCTCATCGCCGAGTTCTCCCGCCTCGGCACCGCACCCCGCGCCCCACTGAAGGACCGCGTCGGTGACCTGACCGAGCGGGAGACGGAAGTCCTCGCCCTGATCGCCCAGGGCCTGTCCAACGCCGAGATCGCCCAACGTCTCGTCGTCGCCGAACAGACCGTGAAGACCCACGTGGGCCGCATCCTCGTCAAACTGGGCCTGCGCGACCGCACCCAGGCAGCGGTGTACGCCTACGAATCGGGCCTGGTCCGCCCCTCCGGCTACTGA
- a CDS encoding sensor histidine kinase, whose translation MSTVEKRLTRGLRTLREDLLSSESHPLPPSVWLRWLPHGLVCLAAFATTLGNIVDDRYHLGAEYTLLCSLAQGAAVVLALWWPVPAWWASMAVTVVVALGVRIQLFHLLTGAAQFDLMVPDDLPRGGVPWPWSAPGMIAHALILFLLALRLPTRVAVEVLVLTGLATYVVQGVIGAPAYSSTSTLAMALFIGVVLLGSTMRGRREARTQLVEQAGLTAEERARRTLLEERSRIARELHDVVAHHMSVISIQAQVAPHLVENPSDELKENLHGIRQNALEALTELRRVLGVLRSEHPSDTDDPRDPHDMVAVAEGTAPHAPQPTLDRLDALIENTRAAGLAVTAEVDGDVRPLSPGVELSAYRIIQEALSNALRHAPGSTVRVEVTHFPRGLQLRVINSRPHSPAPPSPGAGHGLLGMRERATMLGGTLMATETSHGGFAVVAFLPRNGAPGSETPAPSDALTDTIGTPSGTTVPRASGTSPDTTGEEPSP comes from the coding sequence ATGAGCACGGTGGAGAAGCGGCTGACCAGAGGTCTGCGCACGCTGCGCGAAGACCTGTTGAGCAGCGAGTCCCATCCGCTGCCGCCGTCGGTGTGGCTGCGCTGGCTGCCGCACGGCCTGGTCTGCCTGGCCGCGTTCGCCACCACGCTGGGCAACATCGTGGACGACCGCTACCACCTGGGCGCGGAGTACACCCTGCTGTGCTCGCTGGCGCAGGGCGCGGCGGTGGTGCTCGCGCTGTGGTGGCCGGTACCGGCTTGGTGGGCCTCCATGGCCGTCACCGTCGTGGTCGCCCTGGGCGTCCGGATCCAGCTGTTCCATCTGCTCACAGGGGCAGCCCAGTTCGACCTCATGGTGCCGGACGACCTGCCGCGGGGCGGCGTTCCGTGGCCGTGGAGCGCGCCCGGAATGATCGCGCACGCCCTGATCCTCTTCCTGCTCGCGCTACGACTGCCCACCCGCGTCGCGGTCGAGGTCCTGGTGCTGACCGGCCTGGCCACCTATGTCGTCCAGGGAGTCATCGGCGCCCCGGCCTACTCGTCGACGAGCACTCTGGCGATGGCCCTCTTCATCGGCGTCGTCCTCCTCGGCAGCACCATGCGCGGCCGCCGCGAGGCCCGTACCCAACTCGTCGAACAGGCCGGCCTCACCGCCGAGGAACGCGCCCGCCGCACCCTGCTGGAGGAGCGCAGCCGTATCGCACGCGAGCTGCACGACGTGGTCGCCCACCACATGTCGGTGATCTCCATCCAGGCCCAGGTCGCCCCCCACCTCGTGGAGAACCCGTCCGACGAACTGAAGGAGAACCTCCACGGCATCCGGCAGAACGCGCTGGAGGCGCTCACCGAACTCCGCCGCGTCCTGGGCGTCCTGCGCTCCGAGCACCCGTCGGACACCGACGACCCGCGCGACCCGCACGACATGGTGGCCGTCGCCGAAGGCACCGCCCCGCACGCCCCGCAGCCCACCCTGGACCGCCTCGACGCCCTGATAGAGAACACCCGCGCCGCGGGCCTCGCGGTCACCGCCGAGGTCGACGGCGACGTACGCCCGCTGTCGCCCGGTGTGGAGTTGTCGGCGTACCGGATCATCCAGGAAGCGCTCAGCAACGCCCTGCGCCACGCACCCGGGTCGACCGTCCGGGTGGAAGTGACCCATTTCCCGCGCGGCCTGCAACTGAGGGTCATCAACTCCCGGCCCCACAGCCCGGCTCCACCGTCCCCCGGCGCGGGCCACGGACTGCTCGGCATGCGCGAGCGCGCCACGATGCTCGGTGGCACCCTCATGGCGACCGAGACTTCCCACGGCGGTTTCGCGGTGGTGGCCTTCCTCCCACGGAACGGCGCCCCCGGCAGCGAGACCCCCGCCCCCTCCGACGCCCTCACCGACACGATCGGCACACCATCGGGTACAACGGTGCCCCGCGCCTCCGGAACCTCACCGGATACGACAGGAGAAGAGCCCTCCCCATGA
- a CDS encoding acyltransferase family protein, which translates to MREPGTAAADGAQPPQGRRSAPPARTRPIRDALHQAAHRIDNATPTTRDRAVDALRAFAILGIILGHWLVTALVADGGTLHTASPLQHMPWLAPISWLFQTLSVFFLVGGHVATKSYTSAQARGTTYPQWLRTRLTRLFAPVAAVLLLWAAVATALLLTGTDLVTVRTLLKLALSPLWFLLVFAALTAATPLVTRLNPLWPLAVVLHVDLVRFGLHGPEALGWVNLAAGWLVPYTLGAAWTRGELNRRSAGWALLATGTTATAALILWADYPASMVGVPGASVSNLNPPTLAAVTFGLAQCGLALLLRGPLRRTLQRRPMAWAAVALVNLSAMTVFLWHQTALMATTATGLAAGHLPGLHTLPDDPTWIAARLAWLPVFAVALLLCWAAFHGYETHGPEGEPALGNGTSPQNPAAQDGAPCLGWSG; encoded by the coding sequence ATGCGTGAGCCCGGCACCGCAGCCGCCGACGGCGCTCAGCCCCCACAGGGGCGACGAAGCGCACCTCCCGCACGCACCCGACCCATCCGTGACGCCCTGCACCAGGCAGCCCACCGCATCGACAACGCCACCCCCACCACCCGCGACCGCGCGGTGGACGCCCTCCGTGCCTTCGCCATCCTCGGCATAATCCTGGGCCACTGGCTGGTAACCGCCCTGGTCGCGGACGGCGGCACCCTCCACACCGCCAGCCCCCTGCAACACATGCCCTGGCTGGCGCCCATCTCCTGGCTCTTCCAGACTCTGTCCGTCTTCTTCCTGGTAGGCGGCCACGTAGCGACGAAGAGCTACACCTCGGCACAGGCCCGCGGCACCACGTATCCCCAATGGCTCCGCACCCGCCTGACCCGCCTGTTCGCCCCCGTCGCCGCGGTACTGCTCCTCTGGGCGGCCGTGGCGACAGCACTCCTCCTCACAGGCACCGACCTCGTGACGGTCCGCACCCTCCTCAAACTGGCCCTGTCCCCTCTGTGGTTCCTCCTGGTCTTCGCCGCCCTGACAGCGGCAACACCCCTGGTGACCCGCCTCAACCCCCTGTGGCCCCTGGCGGTCGTCCTGCACGTCGACCTCGTCCGTTTCGGCCTCCACGGCCCCGAGGCACTCGGCTGGGTGAACCTGGCCGCAGGTTGGCTGGTGCCGTACACCCTGGGCGCGGCCTGGACGCGGGGCGAGCTGAACCGCCGTAGCGCGGGCTGGGCACTGCTCGCGACCGGTACGACGGCGACGGCGGCCCTGATCCTCTGGGCCGACTACCCGGCGTCGATGGTCGGCGTCCCCGGCGCATCCGTCTCCAACCTGAACCCACCGACCCTGGCCGCGGTGACCTTCGGCCTGGCCCAGTGCGGCTTGGCCCTCCTGCTGCGCGGCCCCCTCCGCCGCACCCTCCAGCGCCGACCGATGGCCTGGGCGGCGGTGGCCCTCGTCAATCTCTCCGCGATGACGGTGTTCCTCTGGCACCAGACGGCATTGATGGCGACCACCGCCACAGGCCTGGCCGCGGGCCACCTCCCCGGCCTGCACACCCTCCCCGACGACCCGACCTGGATAGCGGCCCGCCTCGCCTGGCTCCCGGTGTTCGCCGTCGCCCTCCTGCTCTGCTGGGCGGCGTTCCACGGCTACGAGACCCACGGTCCGGAAGGAGAACCGGCACTCGGAAACGGCACGTCGCCCCAGAATCCCGCGGCCCAAGACGGTGCCCCATGCCTAGGGTGGTCGGGATGA
- a CDS encoding alpha/beta hydrolase encodes MGTATRRTAELAPPREPTPDPRTRLRRPRTRLRRPRTRLRRPRTRLRRPRTRLRRPRTRLRRPRTRLRRPRTRLHGSRTPTRTRLLRALLALLIATAVIMPVSAAAASPQIPAPAPATLAAPTPATLESTYAAHRTNAEQASRMAEAHGDGSRAATERAMAAPTRQFLRFDGRGPGQAVEVFGDLLKAERVAVLVPGSDTSLDTYDRFHRAARALYDRTGTGTAVIAWLGYETPETISATVLTPTRADQAAPKLRTFIRDLRGLLPSTAHVTLVCHSYGSVVCGRAAAGLNGVQDIALIGSPGTGADSVAALHTSARIWAARGTDDWVGTVPHTRADFFGTTVGFGTDPISPAFGARVFPAGNAGHSDYFTPGSLSLEHLARITLGTTKEPAHA; translated from the coding sequence ATGGGAACCGCGACGCGGCGTACGGCAGAACTCGCTCCGCCCAGAGAACCAACGCCCGACCCCCGCACCCGCCTGCGTCGCCCCCGCACCCGCCTGCGTCGCCCCCGCACCCGCCTGCGTCGCCCCCGCACCCGCCTGCGTCGCCCCCGCACCCGCCTGCGTCGCCCCCGCACCCGCCTGCGTCGCCCCCGCACCCGCCTGCGTCGCCCCCGCACCCGCCTGCATGGCTCCCGTACTCCTACCCGTACCCGCCTGCTCCGCGCCCTCCTCGCCCTGCTCATCGCGACCGCCGTCATCATGCCGGTCTCGGCGGCTGCGGCCAGTCCACAGATCCCGGCCCCGGCCCCCGCCACCCTCGCCGCTCCGACACCGGCGACGCTGGAGTCGACGTACGCGGCGCATCGTACGAACGCCGAGCAGGCGTCCCGTATGGCGGAAGCCCACGGCGACGGGAGCCGGGCGGCGACGGAGCGCGCGATGGCGGCGCCCACCCGGCAGTTCCTGAGATTCGACGGCCGGGGCCCCGGCCAGGCGGTCGAGGTCTTCGGCGACCTGTTGAAGGCGGAGCGCGTGGCGGTACTGGTCCCGGGCTCGGACACCAGCCTGGACACGTACGACCGCTTCCACAGAGCCGCCCGGGCCCTGTACGACCGGACGGGAACAGGCACGGCGGTGATCGCCTGGCTGGGCTACGAGACGCCGGAGACGATCAGCGCCACGGTTCTGACCCCCACCCGAGCCGACCAGGCGGCCCCGAAGCTCCGCACGTTCATACGCGACCTGCGCGGACTGCTGCCGAGCACCGCCCACGTCACCCTGGTCTGTCACTCATACGGCTCGGTGGTGTGCGGCCGAGCCGCGGCGGGCCTGAACGGCGTGCAGGACATCGCCCTGATCGGCAGCCCGGGTACGGGCGCGGACAGCGTGGCCGCGCTGCACACATCCGCGCGCATATGGGCGGCCCGAGGCACCGACGACTGGGTCGGGACGGTCCCGCACACCCGGGCCGACTTCTTCGGCACCACGGTCGGCTTCGGCACCGACCCCATCTCCCCGGCCTTCGGCGCCCGCGTCTTCCCCGCAGGCAACGCAGGCCACAGCGACTACTTCACCCCGGGCTCCCTCTCCCTGGAGCACCTCGCCCGAATAACCCTCGGCACCACCAAGGAGCCAGCCCATGCGTGA